In Bacillus sp. KH172YL63, one genomic interval encodes:
- a CDS encoding metal-dependent hydrolase gives MKISYHGHSVVKIETNGKTILIDPFINGNELTDLKVEEEKPDVIILTHGHNDHVGDTIELAKKNDSLVIANHELATYLSWQLVNTHPMHIGGAYEFDFGKVKFTQAFHGSGLITDGNEIIYMGMPAGILLMIEGKTIFHAGDTGLFSDMKLIGERHPIDLAFLPIGDNFTMGPEDAATAASFLKAKKVVPIHYDTFPPIKQDPHKFVEMLEDSEGEVMKAGDVIEY, from the coding sequence ATGAAGATTTCTTACCATGGCCATTCAGTAGTCAAAATTGAAACGAACGGAAAAACAATCCTGATCGACCCATTCATCAACGGGAACGAACTGACAGATCTTAAAGTAGAAGAAGAAAAACCCGACGTCATCATCCTCACCCACGGACATAACGACCACGTCGGCGACACAATCGAACTCGCCAAGAAAAACGACTCACTCGTCATCGCCAATCACGAACTCGCCACCTACCTAAGCTGGCAGCTCGTCAATACTCACCCGATGCACATCGGCGGTGCCTATGAATTCGACTTCGGTAAAGTCAAGTTCACCCAGGCATTCCACGGATCGGGCCTCATTACAGACGGCAACGAAATCATCTACATGGGTATGCCGGCCGGAATCCTGTTAATGATCGAAGGGAAGACGATCTTCCATGCAGGGGATACGGGATTATTCTCCGACATGAAGCTGATCGGGGAACGTCATCCAATCGACCTCGCCTTCCTGCCAATCGGAGATAACTTCACGATGGGACCTGAGGATGCGGCAACCGCAGCAAGCTTCTTAAAAGCGAAGAAAGTCGTGCCGATTCACTATGATACATTCCCGCCGATCAAGCAGGATCCGCATAAGTTTGTTGAGATGCTTGAGGATTCTGAAGGAGAGGTTATGAAGGCTGGGGATGTGATTGAATATTAA
- a CDS encoding SDR family oxidoreductase, translated as MTKHLFDLAGKVAAISGGTRGIGRSMALALAEAGADIALLQRNVEHTEVKDEIEQLCRKCSIIQCDLEKEEEVKSAIPSVVSTFGKVDILVNNAGIQRRSPSVDFPESDWDDVLNINLKVVWLLCQEAGRHMVARGGGKIINTASLLSFQGGVTVPAYAAAKGGVAQLTKALSNEWAKEGVNVNAIVPGYIATDMNTALMDDPIRNKQILDRIPAGRWGEPDDFKGTVVYLASGASNYVHGHLLAVDGGWLGR; from the coding sequence ATGACGAAGCATTTATTTGATTTAGCGGGAAAGGTAGCCGCCATCAGCGGGGGAACCCGTGGCATCGGACGGTCGATGGCATTGGCTCTGGCAGAAGCAGGAGCGGATATTGCCTTGCTACAACGGAATGTGGAACATACTGAAGTGAAGGATGAGATTGAACAACTCTGCAGAAAGTGCTCCATTATCCAATGCGACCTTGAAAAAGAAGAAGAAGTGAAATCGGCCATCCCCAGTGTGGTTTCGACGTTTGGGAAGGTTGATATTTTAGTAAACAATGCAGGGATTCAACGCCGGTCGCCTTCCGTTGACTTTCCTGAATCGGATTGGGATGATGTGTTGAACATTAATTTAAAAGTGGTCTGGTTGTTGTGTCAGGAAGCTGGCCGTCATATGGTGGCAAGAGGCGGAGGCAAAATCATCAACACCGCTTCCCTCCTTTCTTTCCAAGGAGGAGTGACCGTCCCCGCTTATGCAGCAGCAAAAGGCGGGGTGGCACAGCTCACGAAAGCGCTCTCCAATGAATGGGCAAAAGAAGGCGTTAATGTGAATGCGATCGTCCCAGGGTATATTGCTACAGACATGAATACCGCCCTCATGGATGACCCAATCAGAAATAAACAAATTCTTGATAGAATTCCAGCGGGGCGCTGGGGAGAACCGGATGACTTCAAGGGGACCGTCGTCTATTTAGCTTCAGGCGCTTCCAATTATGTTCATGGTCATTTATTAGCTGTTGATGGGGGATGGCTCGGAAGATAG
- a CDS encoding DUF5694 domain-containing protein: MKKEIILVGTYHFVQDEELIEKKEKEVIELVDYLAHYKPTKVAVEWEKSKDKELNIEYKKSKGDYSIDEIQQIGFRLAQKLNHEKVYAVNWSGGITEEDMTELNGSIQSSYPELLNTMKVISENAPNISLNTPLVDSFRKLNDKEATKELEEMYLSFVTVTDNKEKMIGFDFLNKWLERELMIFKTVIDTSNSNDSILLIIGSDHLWMLRKLFEGNGWKVINPFASK, translated from the coding sequence TTGAAAAAAGAAATAATACTTGTAGGAACTTATCATTTTGTACAGGACGAGGAACTAATAGAAAAAAAAGAAAAGGAAGTAATAGAGTTAGTTGATTATTTAGCTCATTACAAGCCAACCAAAGTCGCTGTGGAATGGGAAAAGTCAAAAGATAAAGAACTAAATATAGAGTACAAAAAATCAAAGGGAGATTATTCAATCGATGAAATTCAACAAATTGGATTTAGGTTAGCCCAAAAGTTAAATCACGAAAAAGTATATGCAGTGAATTGGTCAGGGGGCATAACTGAAGAAGATATGACGGAACTTAATGGCTCAATTCAAAGTTCATATCCTGAATTACTAAATACAATGAAGGTTATTAGTGAAAATGCTCCTAATATTAGTCTTAACACGCCATTGGTTGACTCCTTTAGAAAATTAAATGACAAGGAAGCTACTAAAGAACTGGAGGAAATGTACTTATCTTTTGTTACTGTAACTGATAACAAAGAAAAAATGATTGGTTTTGATTTTTTAAATAAATGGTTGGAAAGAGAATTGATGATTTTTAAAACTGTTATTGATACGAGTAATTCTAATGATAGCATTCTGCTCATAATTGGAAGTGACCATCTTTGGATGCTAAGAAAATTATTTGAAGGAAATGGGTGGAAGGTAATCAATCCTTTTGCAAGTAAATAA